The window CGCCTGGGGCCTCACTGGGTCCCCAATGCGGCCTGGCTCGGCCGGCCAGGGGCAGACAGGACGGAGACGGGACGGACGAACGGGACTGACAGACGCGACAGGACGGACGGCACGGGCAGAGAAGTAATGCGTCCTACCCGGAGGGCTCCCTCCCAGGGACGGCGGAGTACCTGCTCCGGTCATCCAGGCTGCGGTTGTCCGCGGCCGCCGCGCGCCAGTCGGGCAGCGTGCTGGCGCACAGCACCACCATGGACACTATCACGAACACCACCGACACGCTGGCCAGGATCTGCGCGGCCAGCGACGACGTGGGCTCTTCGAAGGTCCGCCGCATGCGCTCCAGCCAGCGCCTGGAGGGAGCTGCCTCAGCCCCGCCAGGTCGCGCCTCGTCGCGGCCCAGCACGCCCGGCTCGTCCGCCGAGTAGAAGGTGTAGGTGTCGGACATGCGGTCGTCGAGGCGGCGCTGGCAGCAGTACTCGAGGTGCGCGCCCTCCAGGCCCCAATAGATCATCTCGTTGTAGAAGGAGAGCTCGCACATCCGCGGCGCGAAGCGCAGCTTGCCGTGGCCGCGCACGTAGAGCAGGATGAAGCCGAAGGCCTCCGAGTGCCGGTCGAAGAAGTACTCGTTTCGCTCCCGGTCGTAGTCGTCGCACACCTCGAGCACGTCGCGCTCCGAGCGGCAGCCGTGCAGCCGGCTCACGCGGCGCAGCGGGAAGTCCTTCAGCAGCTCCCGGGACAGGGAGTACCGGGCGCCGCCCACATTCAGCACCACCGAGGCCGCCCCGCTGCGCCCGAAGGTCATGGCTAGGCAACCCGGGGCCCCTCGGCCCGAGGGCCCCGCCGCCGGCCCCCGGCCGCCACGCAGGGCCTGCCTGCCTTCGGCCGACGGGGGAGCGCGCCGTCGGAGCCCGCTCTCCCT of the Lemur catta isolate mLemCat1 chromosome 4, mLemCat1.pri, whole genome shotgun sequence genome contains:
- the KCNG3 gene encoding potassium voltage-gated channel subfamily G member 3 isoform X1 encodes the protein MTFGRSGAASVVLNVGGARYSLSRELLKDFPLRRVSRLHGCRSERDVLEVCDDYDRERNEYFFDRHSEAFGFILLYVRGHGKLRFAPRMCELSFYNEMIYWGLEGAHLEYCCQRRLDDRMSDTYTFYSADEPGVLGRDEARPGGAEAAPSRRWLERMRRTFEEPTSSLAAQILASVSVVFVIVSMVVLCASTLPDWRAAAADNRSLDDRSRYSAVPGREPSGIIEAICIGWFTAECVVRFIVSKNKCEFVKRPLNIIDLLAITPYYISVLMTVFTGENSQLQRAGVTLRVLRMMRIFWVIKLARHFIGLQTLGLTLKRCYREMVMLLVFICVAMAIFSALSQLLEHGLDLETSNKDFASIPAACWWVIISMTTVGYGDMYPITVPGRILGGVCVVSGIVLLALPITFIYHSFVQCYHELKFRSARYSRSLSAEFLN